One Thermogemmatispora onikobensis DNA segment encodes these proteins:
- a CDS encoding type ISP restriction/modification enzyme: MSSSQFLSSASALVAAPSRPSRRQPAIVRQCNRLAKQLAVLATNRVRPLCEQAVQAGEWDALAEPTGLALPPEESVDLYTQGLCCLALTAALARSISKRESEQDQNELISVLSWLPLSLQDPFKQMLLAVPLAQTIAELQELSAAALSLSAGEQLATRATAPTLQALQQDPLIYCYEQFLRHYRPSLRNAGSIYATPAPVVSYMVRSVDLVLKQAFALRQGLVELGSFEVIDPAVGSGAFLHGLIEFLYSQLGQRAELERWSHFVVEQLLPNLRGYELLPAPWLVAYLSLGLKLAACGYDLRQRPGQLSLALGDGLLWLAREPAHTGLPVLIGNPPYGNFGRPTRYPWLRLLLQDYKRDLGERKLNLDDDFIKFIRCGQWYIEQAGCGLLAFITSHTYLDGLTHRRMRESLLASFDEIYLLDLHGNSQRATPAGDGDAEPDENVFPIRQGVAIGLFVRHRDAARSRRTAPRRATVHYAALRGSRREKYARLERMDLASTPWQRLQPQPRLYFFVPRILTRLAEWERYPALPEIFPIYGTGIKTHLDAVLVGPSDEAIASQIATYLAEHGQEEQAQGTRAASDERRRGTPQHKARLLRQLSGLPPQQLYRDYAYRPFDTRRIAYWPPAIEAGDHRFALMRHALPPNILLVTTRQLSQGSFQHVFVSQTLTDMCLLSSATRECAYVFPLYLFEFEEAPEEAGTGARARARARARAARPNLSPAFIAALASRLNLRFVPWGSGDLLSSFGPEAVLAYLYAILHASIYRQRYSEQLSSDFPRCPLPAHRTSFRLLYCIGSRLLKLHLQTSLPHPSAYLLPPAQAQARRLRIEFVHYTADGRLWLNAQQALEGLPPECWRFRIGHYQISARWLQERLGQELTPAEYERYRLLLAILTETQELMAQSSSALEALLP; encoded by the coding sequence ATGTCGTCATCCCAGTTCCTGTCGTCAGCATCGGCGCTGGTCGCCGCCCCTTCACGTCCTTCTCGGCGCCAGCCAGCGATCGTACGCCAGTGCAATCGCCTGGCAAAGCAGCTGGCCGTCCTGGCCACGAATCGTGTGCGCCCTCTCTGCGAGCAGGCTGTCCAGGCGGGCGAATGGGACGCGCTCGCCGAACCGACAGGGTTAGCTCTGCCTCCCGAGGAGAGCGTCGACCTCTACACACAGGGTCTCTGCTGTCTGGCTCTGACTGCGGCTCTGGCCAGATCGATCAGCAAGCGCGAGTCCGAGCAGGATCAAAACGAGCTGATCTCTGTGCTCTCCTGGCTGCCGCTCTCGCTACAGGACCCTTTCAAGCAGATGCTCCTGGCCGTTCCCCTGGCCCAGACCATCGCCGAGCTGCAGGAGCTGAGTGCAGCCGCCCTCTCCTTATCGGCAGGCGAGCAACTGGCGACGCGCGCCACGGCGCCGACGTTGCAGGCGCTACAGCAAGATCCACTCATCTACTGCTACGAGCAGTTCCTGCGTCACTACCGTCCCAGCCTGCGCAACGCCGGCAGCATCTACGCTACACCGGCGCCAGTAGTCTCCTACATGGTGCGCAGCGTCGACCTCGTGCTGAAGCAAGCCTTCGCCTTACGTCAGGGCCTGGTCGAGTTGGGCAGCTTCGAGGTCATCGATCCTGCGGTTGGTAGCGGCGCTTTCCTGCACGGCCTGATTGAGTTTCTCTATAGTCAGCTCGGCCAACGGGCCGAGCTGGAGCGCTGGTCACACTTTGTGGTCGAGCAGCTTTTGCCCAATCTGCGCGGCTATGAACTCCTGCCAGCTCCCTGGCTGGTGGCCTACCTCAGCCTTGGTCTCAAGCTGGCCGCCTGCGGCTACGACCTGCGCCAGCGGCCCGGTCAACTCAGTCTTGCCCTTGGGGACGGTCTGCTCTGGCTGGCTCGCGAACCGGCCCATACCGGCCTGCCTGTGCTCATCGGCAACCCTCCCTATGGCAACTTCGGGCGCCCCACACGCTACCCCTGGCTGCGCCTTCTGCTTCAGGATTACAAGCGCGACCTGGGCGAACGCAAGCTGAACCTGGATGATGACTTCATCAAGTTTATTCGCTGCGGCCAGTGGTACATCGAGCAAGCTGGCTGCGGTTTGCTGGCCTTCATTACGAGCCATACTTATCTTGACGGCCTGACCCACCGCCGCATGCGCGAGAGTTTGCTCGCCAGCTTTGACGAGATCTATCTGCTTGATCTGCACGGCAACAGCCAGCGAGCAACCCCAGCCGGGGACGGGGACGCAGAACCCGATGAGAACGTTTTCCCCATCCGCCAGGGCGTGGCCATCGGCCTTTTTGTCCGGCACCGGGACGCTGCCCGCTCTCGGCGGACCGCACCCAGACGGGCGACTGTCCACTACGCGGCCCTGCGTGGCAGCCGCCGCGAGAAGTACGCCCGTCTGGAGAGGATGGACCTGGCAAGCACCCCCTGGCAACGCCTGCAGCCGCAGCCCCGCCTCTACTTCTTTGTACCGCGCATTCTGACTCGCCTGGCCGAATGGGAGCGCTACCCAGCACTGCCAGAGATCTTCCCGATCTACGGCACAGGAATCAAAACCCACCTTGACGCCGTGCTCGTTGGCCCTTCCGACGAAGCCATCGCCAGCCAGATTGCCACCTATCTGGCCGAGCACGGCCAGGAAGAACAGGCCCAGGGGACGAGAGCAGCCTCCGACGAGCGACGTCGCGGCACGCCGCAGCACAAGGCCCGGCTCCTGCGCCAGCTCAGCGGGCTGCCACCTCAACAGCTCTACCGCGACTACGCTTATCGCCCCTTCGACACGCGCCGTATCGCCTATTGGCCTCCAGCCATCGAAGCCGGCGACCACCGCTTTGCCCTGATGCGCCACGCCCTCCCGCCCAATATCCTGCTGGTCACAACGCGCCAGCTGAGCCAGGGCAGCTTCCAGCACGTCTTTGTCAGCCAGACCCTCACCGATATGTGCCTGCTTTCAAGCGCAACCCGCGAATGCGCCTACGTTTTCCCCCTCTACCTGTTCGAGTTTGAGGAGGCACCGGAAGAGGCAGGCACGGGGGCACGAGCGCGAGCACGAGCGCGAGCACGAGCAGCGCGCCCCAATCTGTCCCCTGCCTTCATTGCCGCTCTCGCGAGCCGCCTCAACCTGCGCTTCGTGCCCTGGGGGAGCGGCGACCTGCTCAGCAGCTTTGGACCGGAGGCCGTGCTGGCCTACCTGTACGCCATTCTCCATGCGTCCATCTACCGCCAGCGCTACAGCGAGCAGCTCAGTAGCGACTTTCCGCGCTGTCCTCTGCCTGCGCATCGCACCAGCTTTCGCCTGCTCTATTGCATTGGCAGCCGCCTGCTCAAGCTACACCTGCAGACCAGCCTTCCCCATCCCTCGGCCTACCTTTTGCCTCCCGCCCAGGCCCAGGCCAGGCGCCTGCGGATCGAGTTCGTGCACTACACAGCGGACGGGCGGCTCTGGTTAAACGCCCAGCAGGCTCTGGAGGGCCTGCCGCCCGAGTGCTGGCGTTTCCGCATTGGGCATTACCAGATCAGCGCGCGCTGGCTACAGGAGCGCCTCGGGCAGGAGCTGACTCCCGCTGAGTATGAGCGCTACCGCCTGCTACTGGCCATCCTCACCGAGACGCAGGAGCTGATGGCCCAAAGCAGCAGCGCTCTGGAAGCATTGCTTCCCTGA